Proteins from one Astatotilapia calliptera chromosome 8, fAstCal1.2, whole genome shotgun sequence genomic window:
- the adam11 gene encoding disintegrin and metalloproteinase domain-containing protein 11 isoform X1: protein MLAVRCLLFATVYARYAETALREWGSPEGRLPPAEEVVQPKRLLQQIHTEEELLHSRLDTRVKNHPAGEQPIHLAQSSFLVKAFGTAFILDLELNHNLLSTDYVERHFEEDGQLSQNMGGEHCFYHGRIRGVPGSWAALSTCHGLQGMFSDGNFSYGIEPLGTGAEKNDHVVFRMPNTDLFPPPCPGCSMNSTEAKMQSRRQSEEDGELSDEVNWSTEEKPILTEGLRRSRRQVRRGQRTVQTETKYIELMVVNDYELFVQLRRSTTQTKIFSKSVVNMADLIYKEQLNTRIVLVAMETWSSENRVAVGDDPLLTLRDFMKYRKESIKERVDAVHLFSGRTFMSSRSEAAYIGGICSLTRGGGINEFGSVGPMAITLSQSLGQNIGMLRNKERTAAGDCRCPDPWLGCIMEDTGYYLPRKFSRCSIDEYLRFLQQGGGSCLFNKPTKLLDPSECGNGYVELGEECDCGSLVECTLSGANCCKKCTLTHNAMCSNGLCCRDCKYELRGVTCRSAVNDCDIPETCTGDSSQCPHNVHKLDGYTCEDGQGRCYGGRCKTRDSQCKTLWGFNSADRFCYEKLNSEGTERGNCGPHSSGQGWVPCNKQDVLCGLLLCTNLTDRPRFGELQGKVTSLTIHHQSRYLDCRGGHAVLDDGLDLGYVEDGTPCGPNMMCLERRCLPVTTFNLSTCPGSSSLRICSHHGTCSNEVKCICDPDYTGKDCSVFDPIPTPTSPDGPEKYKEISGKEDLREFESYLSAVLSSLHCVQSTLRRQNKDVFHYWPSDFSCFLCWYSSHLEK from the exons ATGCTCGCGGTGAGATGCCTGCTGTTCGCTACAGTGTACGCACGGTACGCCGAGACAG CTCTGAGAGAATGGGGGAGTCCGGAGGGAAGGCTGCCGCCCGCGGAGGAGGTCGTTCAGCCCAAGCGACTCCTGCAGCAGATCCACACTGAGGAAGAGCTCCTGCACAGCCGACTGGACACCCGGGTCAAGAACCACCCAGCCGGTGAGCAG CCCATCCATTTGGCCCAGAGCAGCTTCTTGGTAAAAGCCTTTGGTACAGCCTTCATACTCGACCTGGAGCTCAACCA CAATCTGCTGTCTACAGACTATGTCGAGCGTCACTTTGAGGAAGATGGCCAGCTGTCACAGAATATG GGAGGGGAGCACTGCTTCTACCACGGGCGAATACGAGGAGTGCCGGGGTCCTGGGCTGCTTTGTCAACCTGCCACGGCCTGCA ggGGATGTTTTCTGACGGGAACTTCTCTTACGGGATCGAACCTCTTGGCACTGGAGCG GAGAAAAATGACCACGTTGTGTTTCGAATGCCTAACACTGACCTTTTTCCACCTCCCTGTCCAG GATGCTCCATGAACAGCACAGAGGCTAAGATGCAGTCACGCAGGCAAAGCGAAGAGGATGGCGAGCTAAGCGATGAAGTCAACTGGTCTACTGAAGAAAAGCCGATACTCACAGAAGGTCTTCGACGCTCAAGAAGACAA GTGAGGCGAGGCCAACGCACCGTCCAGACTGAGACCAAGTACATCGAGCTGATGGTGGTCAACGATTATGAACTG TTTGTGCAGTTACGCCGGTCGACCACGCAGACGAAGATTTTTTCTAAATCGGTGGTGAACATGGCAGATTTG ATCTACAAGGAGCAGCTCAACACTCGCATCGTCCTGGTAGCCATGGAAACCTGGTCGTCTGAAAACAGGGTCGCTGTCGGCGATGACCCGTTGCTCACCCTGCGTGACTTCATGAAGTACAGGAAGGAGAGCATCAAGGAGCGCGTTGATGCTGTGCATCTCTTCTC TGGGAGGACGTTCATGAGCAGCCGCAGCGAGGCAGCCTACATTGGGGGCATCTGCTCGTTGACTCGGGGTGGAGGGATCAATGAG TTTGGCAGTGTGGGTCCTATGGCCATCACATTGTCTCAGAGTCTTGGTCAGAACATCGGCATGCTAAGGAACAAAGAGCGAACAGCTGCTG gTGACTGCAGGTGTCCAGATCCGTGGCTGGGCTGTATCATGGAGGATACAGG CTACTACCTGCCAAGGAAGTTCTCTCGCTGTAGTATAGATGAGTATCTGCGTTTCCTCCAGCAGGGTGGAGGCAGCTGCCTCTTCAACAAGCCCACAAAG CTCCTAGACCCATCAGAGTGTGGCAATGGGTATGTAGAGCTTGGAGAGGAATGCGACTGTGGATCACTGGTG GAGTGCACCCTGAGTGGAGCCAactgctgcaaaaagtgcactCTTACCCATAATGCCATGTGCAGCAATGGGCTCTGCTGCAGGGATTGTAAG taTGAGCTGAGAGGGGTGACGTGCCGCAGTGCTGTGAATGACTGTGACATTCCTGAGACCTGCACGGGAGACTCGAGCCAG TGTCCCCATAATGTCCACAAACTGGATGGCTACACGTGTGAAGATGGCCAA GGTCGCTGTTATGGAGGTCGCTGCAAGACCAGAGATAGCCAGTGCAAGACTCTGTGGGGCTTCA ACTCAGCTGACAGATTTTGCTATGAAAAGCTGAACTCTGAGggcacagagagaggaaactGTGGTCCACACTCCAGTGGCCAGGGATGGGTGCCGTGCAATAAACA GGATGTTCTGTGTGGTTTGCTGCTTTGCACCAATCTGACAGACAGACCGAGATTTGGCGAGCTGCAGGGAAAGGTCACCAGCCTGACCATCCACCATCAGAGCAGATACCTGGACTGCAG GGGTGGTCACGCAGTGCTGGATGATGGCTTGGATCTGGGCTATGTGGAAGATGGGACACCATGTGGGCCGAACATGATGTGTTTGGAGCGTCGCTGCCTCCCCGTTACCACCTTCAACCTCAGCACCTGCCCTGGATCCTCATCCTTGCGTATCTGCTCCCACCACGGG ACGTGCAGTAACGAGGTGAAGTGTATCTGTGATCCAGACTACACCGGGAAGGACTGCAGTGTGTTTGACCCGATCCCAACCCCCACCTCGCCAGATGGCCCAGAGAAGTACAAAG AAATATCCGGAAAGGAAG ATCTAAGGGAGTTTGAGTCATATCTCTCTGCTGTCCTATCTTCCTTACACTGTGTGCAGTCCACTCTGAGGAGACAAAACAAAGATGTCTTCCATTACTGGCCCTCagatttttcctgtttcttatgTTGGTACTCAAGCCAcctggaaaaataa
- the adam11 gene encoding disintegrin and metalloproteinase domain-containing protein 11 isoform X3 yields the protein MLAVRCLLFATVYARYAETALREWGSPEGRLPPAEEVVQPKRLLQQIHTEEELLHSRLDTRVKNHPAGEQPIHLAQSSFLVKAFGTAFILDLELNHNLLSTDYVERHFEEDGQLSQNMGGEHCFYHGRIRGVPGSWAALSTCHGLQGMFSDGNFSYGIEPLGTGAEKNDHVVFRMPNTDLFPPPCPGCSMNSTEAKMQSRRQSEEDGELSDEVNWSTEEKPILTEGLRRSRRQVRRGQRTVQTETKYIELMVVNDYELFVQLRRSTTQTKIFSKSVVNMADLIYKEQLNTRIVLVAMETWSSENRVAVGDDPLLTLRDFMKYRKESIKERVDAVHLFSGRTFMSSRSEAAYIGGICSLTRGGGINEFGSVGPMAITLSQSLGQNIGMLRNKERTAAGDCRCPDPWLGCIMEDTGYYLPRKFSRCSIDEYLRFLQQGGGSCLFNKPTKLLDPSECGNGYVELGEECDCGSLVECTLSGANCCKKCTLTHNAMCSNGLCCRDCKYELRGVTCRSAVNDCDIPETCTGDSSQCPHNVHKLDGYTCEDGQGRCYGGRCKTRDSQCKTLWGFNSADRFCYEKLNSEGTERGNCGPHSSGQGWVPCNKQDVLCGLLLCTNLTDRPRFGELQGKVTSLTIHHQSRYLDCRGGHAVLDDGLDLGYVEDGTPCGPNMMCLERRCLPVTTFNLSTCPGSSSLRICSHHGTCSNEVKCICDPDYTGKDCSVFDPIPTPTSPDGPEKYKGPSGTNIIIGSVAGAILLAAIILGGTGWGFKNIRKGRSKGV from the exons ATGCTCGCGGTGAGATGCCTGCTGTTCGCTACAGTGTACGCACGGTACGCCGAGACAG CTCTGAGAGAATGGGGGAGTCCGGAGGGAAGGCTGCCGCCCGCGGAGGAGGTCGTTCAGCCCAAGCGACTCCTGCAGCAGATCCACACTGAGGAAGAGCTCCTGCACAGCCGACTGGACACCCGGGTCAAGAACCACCCAGCCGGTGAGCAG CCCATCCATTTGGCCCAGAGCAGCTTCTTGGTAAAAGCCTTTGGTACAGCCTTCATACTCGACCTGGAGCTCAACCA CAATCTGCTGTCTACAGACTATGTCGAGCGTCACTTTGAGGAAGATGGCCAGCTGTCACAGAATATG GGAGGGGAGCACTGCTTCTACCACGGGCGAATACGAGGAGTGCCGGGGTCCTGGGCTGCTTTGTCAACCTGCCACGGCCTGCA ggGGATGTTTTCTGACGGGAACTTCTCTTACGGGATCGAACCTCTTGGCACTGGAGCG GAGAAAAATGACCACGTTGTGTTTCGAATGCCTAACACTGACCTTTTTCCACCTCCCTGTCCAG GATGCTCCATGAACAGCACAGAGGCTAAGATGCAGTCACGCAGGCAAAGCGAAGAGGATGGCGAGCTAAGCGATGAAGTCAACTGGTCTACTGAAGAAAAGCCGATACTCACAGAAGGTCTTCGACGCTCAAGAAGACAA GTGAGGCGAGGCCAACGCACCGTCCAGACTGAGACCAAGTACATCGAGCTGATGGTGGTCAACGATTATGAACTG TTTGTGCAGTTACGCCGGTCGACCACGCAGACGAAGATTTTTTCTAAATCGGTGGTGAACATGGCAGATTTG ATCTACAAGGAGCAGCTCAACACTCGCATCGTCCTGGTAGCCATGGAAACCTGGTCGTCTGAAAACAGGGTCGCTGTCGGCGATGACCCGTTGCTCACCCTGCGTGACTTCATGAAGTACAGGAAGGAGAGCATCAAGGAGCGCGTTGATGCTGTGCATCTCTTCTC TGGGAGGACGTTCATGAGCAGCCGCAGCGAGGCAGCCTACATTGGGGGCATCTGCTCGTTGACTCGGGGTGGAGGGATCAATGAG TTTGGCAGTGTGGGTCCTATGGCCATCACATTGTCTCAGAGTCTTGGTCAGAACATCGGCATGCTAAGGAACAAAGAGCGAACAGCTGCTG gTGACTGCAGGTGTCCAGATCCGTGGCTGGGCTGTATCATGGAGGATACAGG CTACTACCTGCCAAGGAAGTTCTCTCGCTGTAGTATAGATGAGTATCTGCGTTTCCTCCAGCAGGGTGGAGGCAGCTGCCTCTTCAACAAGCCCACAAAG CTCCTAGACCCATCAGAGTGTGGCAATGGGTATGTAGAGCTTGGAGAGGAATGCGACTGTGGATCACTGGTG GAGTGCACCCTGAGTGGAGCCAactgctgcaaaaagtgcactCTTACCCATAATGCCATGTGCAGCAATGGGCTCTGCTGCAGGGATTGTAAG taTGAGCTGAGAGGGGTGACGTGCCGCAGTGCTGTGAATGACTGTGACATTCCTGAGACCTGCACGGGAGACTCGAGCCAG TGTCCCCATAATGTCCACAAACTGGATGGCTACACGTGTGAAGATGGCCAA GGTCGCTGTTATGGAGGTCGCTGCAAGACCAGAGATAGCCAGTGCAAGACTCTGTGGGGCTTCA ACTCAGCTGACAGATTTTGCTATGAAAAGCTGAACTCTGAGggcacagagagaggaaactGTGGTCCACACTCCAGTGGCCAGGGATGGGTGCCGTGCAATAAACA GGATGTTCTGTGTGGTTTGCTGCTTTGCACCAATCTGACAGACAGACCGAGATTTGGCGAGCTGCAGGGAAAGGTCACCAGCCTGACCATCCACCATCAGAGCAGATACCTGGACTGCAG GGGTGGTCACGCAGTGCTGGATGATGGCTTGGATCTGGGCTATGTGGAAGATGGGACACCATGTGGGCCGAACATGATGTGTTTGGAGCGTCGCTGCCTCCCCGTTACCACCTTCAACCTCAGCACCTGCCCTGGATCCTCATCCTTGCGTATCTGCTCCCACCACGGG ACGTGCAGTAACGAGGTGAAGTGTATCTGTGATCCAGACTACACCGGGAAGGACTGCAGTGTGTTTGACCCGATCCCAACCCCCACCTCGCCAGATGGCCCAGAGAAGTACAAAG GTCCCAGTGGTACCAATATCATCATAGGCTCGGTTGCTGGGGCTATTCTGCTGGCGGCGATAATCCTGGGGGGAACTGGTTGGGGATTTAA AAATATCCGGAAAGGAAG ATCTAAGGGAGTTTGA
- the adam11 gene encoding disintegrin and metalloproteinase domain-containing protein 11 isoform X4, which translates to MLAVRCLLFATVYARYAETALREWGSPEGRLPPAEEVVQPKRLLQQIHTEEELLHSRLDTRVKNHPAGEQPIHLAQSSFLVKAFGTAFILDLELNHNLLSTDYVERHFEEDGQLSQNMGGEHCFYHGRIRGVPGSWAALSTCHGLQGMFSDGNFSYGIEPLGTGAEKNDHVVFRMPNTDLFPPPCPGCSMNSTEAKMQSRRQSEEDGELSDEVNWSTEEKPILTEGLRRSRRQVRRGQRTVQTETKYIELMVVNDYELFVQLRRSTTQTKIFSKSVVNMADLIYKEQLNTRIVLVAMETWSSENRVAVGDDPLLTLRDFMKYRKESIKERVDAVHLFSGRTFMSSRSEAAYIGGICSLTRGGGINEFGSVGPMAITLSQSLGQNIGMLRNKERTAAGDCRCPDPWLGCIMEDTGYYLPRKFSRCSIDEYLRFLQQGGGSCLFNKPTKLLDPSECGNGYVELGEECDCGSLVECTLSGANCCKKCTLTHNAMCSNGLCCRDCKYELRGVTCRSAVNDCDIPETCTGDSSQCPHNVHKLDGYTCEDGQGRCYGGRCKTRDSQCKTLWGFNSADRFCYEKLNSEGTERGNCGPHSSGQGWVPCNKQDVLCGLLLCTNLTDRPRFGELQGKVTSLTIHHQSRYLDCRGGHAVLDDGLDLGYVEDGTPCGPNMMCLERRCLPVTTFNLSTCPGSSSLRICSHHGTCSNEVKCICDPDYTGKDCSVFDPIPTPTSPDGPEKYKEISGKEGTIPPFRADPKAGTSLNH; encoded by the exons ATGCTCGCGGTGAGATGCCTGCTGTTCGCTACAGTGTACGCACGGTACGCCGAGACAG CTCTGAGAGAATGGGGGAGTCCGGAGGGAAGGCTGCCGCCCGCGGAGGAGGTCGTTCAGCCCAAGCGACTCCTGCAGCAGATCCACACTGAGGAAGAGCTCCTGCACAGCCGACTGGACACCCGGGTCAAGAACCACCCAGCCGGTGAGCAG CCCATCCATTTGGCCCAGAGCAGCTTCTTGGTAAAAGCCTTTGGTACAGCCTTCATACTCGACCTGGAGCTCAACCA CAATCTGCTGTCTACAGACTATGTCGAGCGTCACTTTGAGGAAGATGGCCAGCTGTCACAGAATATG GGAGGGGAGCACTGCTTCTACCACGGGCGAATACGAGGAGTGCCGGGGTCCTGGGCTGCTTTGTCAACCTGCCACGGCCTGCA ggGGATGTTTTCTGACGGGAACTTCTCTTACGGGATCGAACCTCTTGGCACTGGAGCG GAGAAAAATGACCACGTTGTGTTTCGAATGCCTAACACTGACCTTTTTCCACCTCCCTGTCCAG GATGCTCCATGAACAGCACAGAGGCTAAGATGCAGTCACGCAGGCAAAGCGAAGAGGATGGCGAGCTAAGCGATGAAGTCAACTGGTCTACTGAAGAAAAGCCGATACTCACAGAAGGTCTTCGACGCTCAAGAAGACAA GTGAGGCGAGGCCAACGCACCGTCCAGACTGAGACCAAGTACATCGAGCTGATGGTGGTCAACGATTATGAACTG TTTGTGCAGTTACGCCGGTCGACCACGCAGACGAAGATTTTTTCTAAATCGGTGGTGAACATGGCAGATTTG ATCTACAAGGAGCAGCTCAACACTCGCATCGTCCTGGTAGCCATGGAAACCTGGTCGTCTGAAAACAGGGTCGCTGTCGGCGATGACCCGTTGCTCACCCTGCGTGACTTCATGAAGTACAGGAAGGAGAGCATCAAGGAGCGCGTTGATGCTGTGCATCTCTTCTC TGGGAGGACGTTCATGAGCAGCCGCAGCGAGGCAGCCTACATTGGGGGCATCTGCTCGTTGACTCGGGGTGGAGGGATCAATGAG TTTGGCAGTGTGGGTCCTATGGCCATCACATTGTCTCAGAGTCTTGGTCAGAACATCGGCATGCTAAGGAACAAAGAGCGAACAGCTGCTG gTGACTGCAGGTGTCCAGATCCGTGGCTGGGCTGTATCATGGAGGATACAGG CTACTACCTGCCAAGGAAGTTCTCTCGCTGTAGTATAGATGAGTATCTGCGTTTCCTCCAGCAGGGTGGAGGCAGCTGCCTCTTCAACAAGCCCACAAAG CTCCTAGACCCATCAGAGTGTGGCAATGGGTATGTAGAGCTTGGAGAGGAATGCGACTGTGGATCACTGGTG GAGTGCACCCTGAGTGGAGCCAactgctgcaaaaagtgcactCTTACCCATAATGCCATGTGCAGCAATGGGCTCTGCTGCAGGGATTGTAAG taTGAGCTGAGAGGGGTGACGTGCCGCAGTGCTGTGAATGACTGTGACATTCCTGAGACCTGCACGGGAGACTCGAGCCAG TGTCCCCATAATGTCCACAAACTGGATGGCTACACGTGTGAAGATGGCCAA GGTCGCTGTTATGGAGGTCGCTGCAAGACCAGAGATAGCCAGTGCAAGACTCTGTGGGGCTTCA ACTCAGCTGACAGATTTTGCTATGAAAAGCTGAACTCTGAGggcacagagagaggaaactGTGGTCCACACTCCAGTGGCCAGGGATGGGTGCCGTGCAATAAACA GGATGTTCTGTGTGGTTTGCTGCTTTGCACCAATCTGACAGACAGACCGAGATTTGGCGAGCTGCAGGGAAAGGTCACCAGCCTGACCATCCACCATCAGAGCAGATACCTGGACTGCAG GGGTGGTCACGCAGTGCTGGATGATGGCTTGGATCTGGGCTATGTGGAAGATGGGACACCATGTGGGCCGAACATGATGTGTTTGGAGCGTCGCTGCCTCCCCGTTACCACCTTCAACCTCAGCACCTGCCCTGGATCCTCATCCTTGCGTATCTGCTCCCACCACGGG ACGTGCAGTAACGAGGTGAAGTGTATCTGTGATCCAGACTACACCGGGAAGGACTGCAGTGTGTTTGACCCGATCCCAACCCCCACCTCGCCAGATGGCCCAGAGAAGTACAAAG AAATATCCGGAAAGGAAGGTACGATCCCACCTTTCAGAGCTGATCCCAAAGCTGGGACATCATTAAACCACTGA
- the adam11 gene encoding disintegrin and metalloproteinase domain-containing protein 11 isoform X2 — MLAVRCLLFATVYARYAETALREWGSPEGRLPPAEEVVQPKRLLQQIHTEEELLHSRLDTRVKNHPAGEQPIHLAQSSFLVKAFGTAFILDLELNHNLLSTDYVERHFEEDGQLSQNMGGEHCFYHGRIRGVPGSWAALSTCHGLQGMFSDGNFSYGIEPLGTGAEKNDHVVFRMPNTDLFPPPCPGCSMNSTEAKMQSRRQSEEDGELSDEVNWSTEEKPILTEGLRRSRRQVRRGQRTVQTETKYIELMVVNDYELFVQLRRSTTQTKIFSKSVVNMADLIYKEQLNTRIVLVAMETWSSENRVAVGDDPLLTLRDFMKYRKESIKERVDAVHLFSGRTFMSSRSEAAYIGGICSLTRGGGINEFGSVGPMAITLSQSLGQNIGMLRNKERTAAGDCRCPDPWLGCIMEDTGYYLPRKFSRCSIDEYLRFLQQGGGSCLFNKPTKLLDPSECGNGYVELGEECDCGSLVECTLSGANCCKKCTLTHNAMCSNGLCCRDCKYELRGVTCRSAVNDCDIPETCTGDSSQCPHNVHKLDGYTCEDGQGRCYGGRCKTRDSQCKTLWGFNSADRFCYEKLNSEGTERGNCGPHSSGQGWVPCNKQDVLCGLLLCTNLTDRPRFGELQGKVTSLTIHHQSRYLDCRGGHAVLDDGLDLGYVEDGTPCGPNMMCLERRCLPVTTFNLSTCPGSSSLRICSHHGTCSNEVKCICDPDYTGKDCSVFDPIPTPTSPDGPEKYKGPSGTNIIIGSVAGAILLAAIILGGTGWGFKNIRKGRYDPTFQS, encoded by the exons ATGCTCGCGGTGAGATGCCTGCTGTTCGCTACAGTGTACGCACGGTACGCCGAGACAG CTCTGAGAGAATGGGGGAGTCCGGAGGGAAGGCTGCCGCCCGCGGAGGAGGTCGTTCAGCCCAAGCGACTCCTGCAGCAGATCCACACTGAGGAAGAGCTCCTGCACAGCCGACTGGACACCCGGGTCAAGAACCACCCAGCCGGTGAGCAG CCCATCCATTTGGCCCAGAGCAGCTTCTTGGTAAAAGCCTTTGGTACAGCCTTCATACTCGACCTGGAGCTCAACCA CAATCTGCTGTCTACAGACTATGTCGAGCGTCACTTTGAGGAAGATGGCCAGCTGTCACAGAATATG GGAGGGGAGCACTGCTTCTACCACGGGCGAATACGAGGAGTGCCGGGGTCCTGGGCTGCTTTGTCAACCTGCCACGGCCTGCA ggGGATGTTTTCTGACGGGAACTTCTCTTACGGGATCGAACCTCTTGGCACTGGAGCG GAGAAAAATGACCACGTTGTGTTTCGAATGCCTAACACTGACCTTTTTCCACCTCCCTGTCCAG GATGCTCCATGAACAGCACAGAGGCTAAGATGCAGTCACGCAGGCAAAGCGAAGAGGATGGCGAGCTAAGCGATGAAGTCAACTGGTCTACTGAAGAAAAGCCGATACTCACAGAAGGTCTTCGACGCTCAAGAAGACAA GTGAGGCGAGGCCAACGCACCGTCCAGACTGAGACCAAGTACATCGAGCTGATGGTGGTCAACGATTATGAACTG TTTGTGCAGTTACGCCGGTCGACCACGCAGACGAAGATTTTTTCTAAATCGGTGGTGAACATGGCAGATTTG ATCTACAAGGAGCAGCTCAACACTCGCATCGTCCTGGTAGCCATGGAAACCTGGTCGTCTGAAAACAGGGTCGCTGTCGGCGATGACCCGTTGCTCACCCTGCGTGACTTCATGAAGTACAGGAAGGAGAGCATCAAGGAGCGCGTTGATGCTGTGCATCTCTTCTC TGGGAGGACGTTCATGAGCAGCCGCAGCGAGGCAGCCTACATTGGGGGCATCTGCTCGTTGACTCGGGGTGGAGGGATCAATGAG TTTGGCAGTGTGGGTCCTATGGCCATCACATTGTCTCAGAGTCTTGGTCAGAACATCGGCATGCTAAGGAACAAAGAGCGAACAGCTGCTG gTGACTGCAGGTGTCCAGATCCGTGGCTGGGCTGTATCATGGAGGATACAGG CTACTACCTGCCAAGGAAGTTCTCTCGCTGTAGTATAGATGAGTATCTGCGTTTCCTCCAGCAGGGTGGAGGCAGCTGCCTCTTCAACAAGCCCACAAAG CTCCTAGACCCATCAGAGTGTGGCAATGGGTATGTAGAGCTTGGAGAGGAATGCGACTGTGGATCACTGGTG GAGTGCACCCTGAGTGGAGCCAactgctgcaaaaagtgcactCTTACCCATAATGCCATGTGCAGCAATGGGCTCTGCTGCAGGGATTGTAAG taTGAGCTGAGAGGGGTGACGTGCCGCAGTGCTGTGAATGACTGTGACATTCCTGAGACCTGCACGGGAGACTCGAGCCAG TGTCCCCATAATGTCCACAAACTGGATGGCTACACGTGTGAAGATGGCCAA GGTCGCTGTTATGGAGGTCGCTGCAAGACCAGAGATAGCCAGTGCAAGACTCTGTGGGGCTTCA ACTCAGCTGACAGATTTTGCTATGAAAAGCTGAACTCTGAGggcacagagagaggaaactGTGGTCCACACTCCAGTGGCCAGGGATGGGTGCCGTGCAATAAACA GGATGTTCTGTGTGGTTTGCTGCTTTGCACCAATCTGACAGACAGACCGAGATTTGGCGAGCTGCAGGGAAAGGTCACCAGCCTGACCATCCACCATCAGAGCAGATACCTGGACTGCAG GGGTGGTCACGCAGTGCTGGATGATGGCTTGGATCTGGGCTATGTGGAAGATGGGACACCATGTGGGCCGAACATGATGTGTTTGGAGCGTCGCTGCCTCCCCGTTACCACCTTCAACCTCAGCACCTGCCCTGGATCCTCATCCTTGCGTATCTGCTCCCACCACGGG ACGTGCAGTAACGAGGTGAAGTGTATCTGTGATCCAGACTACACCGGGAAGGACTGCAGTGTGTTTGACCCGATCCCAACCCCCACCTCGCCAGATGGCCCAGAGAAGTACAAAG GTCCCAGTGGTACCAATATCATCATAGGCTCGGTTGCTGGGGCTATTCTGCTGGCGGCGATAATCCTGGGGGGAACTGGTTGGGGATTTAA AAATATCCGGAAAGGAAGGTACGATCCCACCTTTCAGAGCTGA